Proteins encoded in a region of the Paenibacillus sp. W2I17 genome:
- a CDS encoding ABC transporter permease: protein MKRTSWFNLYKMLIRTSIRSRMQYKFNFIMASVLAALIQISEFLMVALVLHKFGAIKGWSLHEIGYLFAIMTLSKTLYRTFGNEVHHLEKYLVNGELDQLLTRPMPVLLALLPQNFRIMAGEVLQGGFILCWSLAGMMHSGQIGWIAIPFSLLIILTGAVILFSIGLATATLGFWTTRIEELQTITEDAARTAAQYPLTLYPKWMSGILLTVIPVGFVNYIPSLYLLRGEGGAWILVAVAAVAVLSLAASLRFWQFGMTKYQSTGS from the coding sequence ATGAAACGGACTTCCTGGTTCAATTTATATAAAATGCTGATTCGAACAAGCATCCGCAGCCGGATGCAATACAAGTTCAATTTCATCATGGCGTCTGTACTGGCCGCTTTAATTCAGATCTCCGAGTTTCTGATGGTTGCTCTCGTGCTGCACAAATTCGGAGCAATTAAAGGTTGGTCCCTCCATGAGATCGGTTATCTCTTTGCCATCATGACGTTATCCAAAACACTGTATCGGACATTCGGTAATGAGGTTCATCATTTGGAAAAATATCTGGTTAATGGTGAGCTTGATCAACTGTTAACTCGTCCCATGCCCGTATTGCTGGCACTGCTGCCGCAAAACTTCCGCATCATGGCTGGGGAAGTCCTGCAAGGCGGGTTCATTCTCTGCTGGTCTTTGGCAGGCATGATGCACAGCGGACAGATTGGCTGGATAGCCATTCCCTTCTCCCTGCTCATTATCCTGACGGGCGCAGTCATTCTCTTTTCCATCGGACTTGCTACCGCCACACTCGGATTCTGGACCACACGTATCGAGGAATTACAGACGATCACTGAAGATGCCGCACGAACGGCTGCCCAATATCCGCTAACGTTATATCCCAAATGGATGTCTGGCATTCTGCTAACGGTGATTCCGGTAGGATTCGTCAACTACATTCCGTCACTCTACCTGCTACGGGGTGAAGGAGGAGCGTGGATTCTTGTTGCTGTTGCGGCGGTTGCCGTACTGAGCCTGGCTGCAAGTCTGCGTTTCTGGCAATTCGGCATGACCAAATATCAAAGTACAGGTAGCTAA
- a CDS encoding ABC-2 family transporter protein produces MLYFTLASKAYSRNLQYRGAHMVHNLASAMFGYMYACLWIGIGADHNLGEYGTQGMISYIAFTQSSLWISGFLTNGLGIPLSVRTGQIALDLMRPVHLFTHLMAREWGQIAYQFVYKSIPIYLLFSIVFSLHWPSDVSTLFYAALGLAGAAYLSICMNYIIGATSMWTTESSWLHWGNHAMMNLLAGFFIPLEWLPNWLEQLAWISPYPFLLYVPTRIYLGFEDGSLLWGTLLWCVFMTLICLAITQVLRRKVEVQGG; encoded by the coding sequence ATGCTTTATTTCACTCTGGCTTCCAAAGCCTACTCCCGGAATCTGCAATACCGCGGGGCACACATGGTACATAACTTGGCAAGCGCCATGTTTGGTTACATGTATGCCTGCCTCTGGATCGGCATCGGGGCCGACCATAATCTCGGAGAATACGGGACACAGGGGATGATCAGTTACATTGCGTTCACGCAATCCTCACTCTGGATCTCGGGTTTTCTCACGAACGGATTGGGTATTCCCCTATCCGTCAGGACAGGGCAGATCGCACTGGATCTGATGAGGCCTGTTCATCTGTTCACCCACCTGATGGCACGCGAATGGGGGCAGATTGCCTACCAGTTCGTGTACAAAAGTATTCCGATCTACCTGCTCTTCTCCATTGTCTTTTCCCTGCATTGGCCCTCAGACGTTTCAACACTATTCTATGCCGCACTTGGTCTTGCCGGCGCCGCATACTTATCCATCTGCATGAACTACATCATTGGTGCCACGTCGATGTGGACTACGGAGTCCTCCTGGCTTCACTGGGGCAATCACGCGATGATGAATCTGCTGGCTGGTTTTTTCATTCCGCTGGAGTGGCTACCGAACTGGCTTGAACAACTTGCCTGGATATCACCCTACCCTTTTCTGCTCTATGTACCTACCCGAATCTATCTTGGTTTCGAAGATGGCTCCTTGTTATGGGGAACCTTGCTTTGGTGTGTCTTCATGACGTTGATCTGTCTTGCAATCACTCAAGTGTTACGTCGTAAAGTGGAGGTGCAGGGCGGATGA
- a CDS encoding DegV family protein, translating into MKKIAWVTDSTSTLDPVFAEQNHIYIVPLRIVFGEECYRETDDITSEMFYEKLAEASRASSSQPPIGEFIELYESLKDKYDEIITIHCSTELSGTLHTSMQAAEIAGVTVTAIDSKAGAYPHREMIMQGLEWQKQGCSAAEIKVNIEQMIDNMSFYLIPASLQHLHRSGRVSGTQLIISQLLKIHLLLRFEEGKVVVNEKIRTFKRTKERMLDMLKLDMEKVKHVCIMHANNQEEAVTIKKQIAALLPRLKTEIMPFIPVVSIHAGAGTIGLCWIHSENGYRD; encoded by the coding sequence ATGAAGAAAATTGCATGGGTCACCGATAGTACCAGTACACTGGATCCCGTTTTTGCGGAGCAAAATCATATCTATATCGTACCGCTGCGCATCGTATTTGGAGAGGAATGTTATCGGGAAACCGATGACATTACATCTGAAATGTTCTATGAGAAACTTGCGGAGGCTTCACGTGCGAGCAGTTCGCAGCCACCCATTGGCGAATTCATTGAACTGTATGAGTCGCTCAAAGACAAGTACGATGAGATTATTACGATTCATTGCTCTACAGAGCTTAGCGGAACGCTGCATACGTCCATGCAGGCTGCAGAGATTGCAGGAGTGACGGTGACCGCAATTGATTCAAAGGCAGGTGCCTATCCTCACCGTGAGATGATTATGCAAGGACTGGAATGGCAGAAGCAGGGATGTTCGGCTGCCGAGATCAAAGTAAACATTGAACAGATGATTGATAACATGTCCTTTTACCTCATACCGGCCAGTCTTCAGCATCTTCATCGCAGTGGACGGGTGTCGGGCACACAGCTGATCATCAGTCAACTGCTCAAGATCCATCTGCTGCTCCGATTTGAAGAGGGCAAAGTGGTTGTGAATGAGAAGATTCGCACGTTCAAGCGGACAAAAGAGCGCATGCTGGATATGCTCAAGCTGGATATGGAGAAAGTAAAGCATGTGTGCATTATGCATGCGAACAATCAGGAAGAAGCCGTCACAATCAAAAAACAGATTGCAGCTCTGCTGCCTAGATTAAAGACCGAAATCATGCCGTTTATCCCTGTGGTGAGTATCCATGCAGGTGCAGGAACCATTGGACTGTGCTGGATTCACAGTGAGAACGGATATAGAGATTAG
- a CDS encoding response regulator transcription factor, translating into MVGPYLEKEGYDVTYAYDGLEAELQFSQSQPGYDLVILDLMLPRKSGMDVLQTIRAVSLIPVLILSAKDGEVDKALGLGFGADDYLSKPFSLIELTARIKAAIRRANYTTPPVAELAKDQRIHIGGLVVDMETYEVEREGTPVKLTSKEFGILKLLVTHPGKVFTKAQIYASVWNDHYYGDENIINVHMRRLREKLEADPSAPQYIKTLWGIGYKLEAEQG; encoded by the coding sequence ATGGTCGGGCCGTACTTGGAAAAAGAGGGCTACGACGTCACTTATGCATATGACGGCTTAGAGGCAGAACTTCAGTTCAGCCAGTCCCAACCCGGGTACGATCTGGTTATTCTGGATCTGATGCTGCCCCGCAAAAGTGGGATGGATGTGCTGCAAACCATTCGGGCAGTCAGTCTGATACCTGTGCTCATTCTGTCTGCGAAGGATGGGGAGGTGGACAAAGCGTTAGGCTTGGGCTTCGGTGCAGATGATTACTTGAGCAAACCGTTCTCGTTAATCGAACTGACTGCCCGCATCAAAGCTGCGATTCGCCGCGCCAATTATACCACTCCGCCTGTGGCTGAATTGGCTAAAGATCAGCGTATTCACATTGGAGGACTTGTAGTTGACATGGAGACGTACGAGGTGGAGCGAGAAGGTACACCCGTCAAACTGACATCCAAGGAATTTGGCATCCTGAAGCTGTTGGTTACCCATCCTGGCAAAGTGTTCACCAAGGCTCAGATCTACGCTTCCGTCTGGAACGATCATTATTATGGAGACGAAAATATCATTAACGTACATATGCGTCGTCTGCGTGAGAAACTGGAGGCAGATCCTTCGGCTCCCCAGTATATCAAGACACTCTGGGGCATCGGGTATAAGCTGGAGGCGGAGCAGGGATGA
- a CDS encoding sensor histidine kinase KdpD, translated as MTLIFTITTGILAIAFIVLWLKFQKRNQHLTYIHQKISDILDQGTFERLLVFNSDDQVSRLLKDMNQLLDHAHRAKAGYANQEKEMRNMLSNISHDLKTPLTVVLGYSETLLHSPSLTDQERKIMTEKIQDKAQEVLRLIHSFFDLAKLESGDTELVLSRVNISELCRLKMLSFYEMLTNLGLHVELEIPDGDIFVQANEEALDRVLDNLITNGMKYGAEGKVLGLSLDHSIGGPVTLQIWDQGKGIPESEHSRVFERMYTLEDSRNRLYQGSGLGLTITKRLVERMGGSIHLHSVPHQRTVFSVTLKAW; from the coding sequence ATGACACTGATTTTTACCATCACGACGGGTATTCTGGCCATTGCCTTTATTGTATTGTGGTTGAAATTCCAGAAAAGAAACCAACACCTGACCTATATTCATCAGAAAATATCCGATATTTTGGATCAAGGCACCTTTGAGCGCTTGCTTGTATTCAATAGTGATGATCAAGTTAGCCGGCTTCTGAAAGACATGAACCAGCTGCTCGATCATGCGCACCGCGCTAAGGCCGGTTATGCGAACCAGGAGAAGGAGATGCGTAATATGCTCTCTAACATTTCGCATGATCTGAAAACGCCACTCACCGTTGTGCTAGGTTATAGTGAGACCTTGCTGCACAGTCCATCATTGACTGATCAGGAACGGAAGATTATGACGGAGAAAATACAAGATAAGGCGCAGGAAGTGCTGCGTTTGATCCATTCCTTTTTTGATCTGGCGAAGCTGGAATCTGGAGACACGGAGCTAGTGCTTAGTCGAGTGAATATAAGCGAATTATGCCGGTTGAAGATGCTTTCCTTTTATGAAATGTTGACGAATCTGGGGTTGCACGTGGAGCTGGAGATACCTGATGGTGATATCTTCGTGCAAGCGAATGAAGAAGCATTGGACCGTGTGCTGGATAATCTCATTACCAATGGAATGAAATATGGAGCAGAGGGTAAGGTACTGGGGCTTTCACTTGATCATTCGATAGGTGGACCTGTGACGCTACAGATCTGGGATCAGGGAAAAGGGATTCCTGAGAGCGAGCATAGTCGTGTGTTTGAACGCATGTATACATTGGAGGATTCCCGCAATCGACTCTATCAAGGCAGTGGCCTGGGTCTGACCATTACGAAACGGCTAGTTGAGCGGATGGGTGGAAGTATTCACTTGCATAGTGTGCCACATCAACGGACTGTATTCTCGGTTACCCTAAAGGCTTGGTAG
- a CDS encoding ABC transporter ATP-binding protein, translating to MNYIARTIDVTKVYEGVEVVSNVNMNIKQGEIYGFLGPNGAGKTTIMKMLTNLVKPTTGEIELFGEKLTPTSYEVLKRMGSIIEYPFFYDRLSARENLELHCEYMGFYNKKIIDNTMEMVGLKDTGKKPVKDFSLGMKQRLGLARALITTPELLILDEPINGLDPVGIREMRDLFKRLSNEYRITLLVSSHILGEIEQIADTVGVIRGGRLVEEVSMESIRGSQNEYIELQAVDIRKATYVIEHQLGLSNYKLVDDQTLRIYDPGIIPSELTTKLIQHGIEIESISKRAHSLEEHFMKLVKGDEDVA from the coding sequence ATGAATTATATCGCACGAACAATAGATGTGACCAAAGTATATGAAGGGGTGGAGGTTGTATCCAACGTCAATATGAATATTAAGCAAGGTGAGATCTATGGATTCCTCGGTCCAAATGGTGCTGGTAAAACAACCATCATGAAGATGCTCACCAATCTCGTCAAACCAACCACAGGGGAGATAGAACTGTTTGGGGAGAAGCTTACGCCGACCTCTTATGAAGTGCTGAAGCGAATGGGCAGTATTATTGAATATCCTTTTTTCTACGATAGACTGTCTGCTCGCGAGAATCTGGAGCTTCACTGTGAATACATGGGATTCTACAACAAAAAGATCATCGACAACACGATGGAAATGGTAGGGCTGAAGGATACGGGCAAGAAACCGGTCAAAGACTTTTCCTTGGGCATGAAGCAGAGGCTGGGACTGGCTCGTGCACTTATAACCACACCTGAACTGCTCATTCTGGATGAACCGATCAACGGATTGGACCCTGTAGGGATCCGGGAGATGCGAGATTTGTTCAAGCGCCTTAGTAATGAGTATCGCATTACCCTGTTGGTCTCCAGTCACATTCTTGGCGAGATAGAGCAGATTGCGGACACAGTTGGTGTCATTCGCGGCGGTCGTTTGGTCGAGGAAGTATCAATGGAGAGCATTCGTGGAAGTCAAAATGAGTACATTGAGTTACAGGCGGTGGATATCCGCAAAGCGACCTATGTCATTGAACACCAGCTTGGTTTGAGTAATTATAAACTGGTTGATGACCAAACGTTACGCATCTATGATCCGGGAATCATTCCATCGGAATTAACCACCAAGCTGATTCAGCATGGCATTGAGATCGAATCGATATCCAAACGGGCTCATTCCCTGGAAGAACACTTCATGAAGCTTGTGAAAGGGGATGAAGACGTTGCTTAA
- a CDS encoding ABC transporter permease — protein MLKLIRLEMRKHRFARNFAGAGIASIAILLFLIMIGFVDVGAEDYAYADYQTAFMIIDTFARATFIIFAGALLSKLVISEYRNKTMNVMFTYPIQRHKIIAAKLIIVFAFTFVMIMVTDLLMGSLLLIVNHFYSFIPGSLTNQDILGLLVKYSMSSLSAACMALIPLFFGMRKHSVTTTMVSSILLVLIVCSGFNGSEVSIHSLIIIPLTLGAIGIWIASMSMVRLETKDVN, from the coding sequence TTGCTTAAACTAATCAGACTTGAGATGCGGAAGCACCGTTTTGCACGTAATTTTGCAGGGGCAGGTATTGCCAGTATAGCCATTCTTCTTTTTCTGATCATGATTGGATTCGTGGATGTGGGAGCAGAAGATTATGCCTATGCCGATTACCAGACCGCCTTTATGATTATCGATACGTTTGCGAGAGCGACCTTTATCATATTTGCAGGGGCTTTATTATCCAAGCTGGTGATCAGTGAGTATAGAAATAAAACGATGAACGTCATGTTCACCTATCCCATCCAGCGTCATAAAATCATTGCTGCCAAATTGATTATCGTGTTTGCTTTTACATTTGTGATGATTATGGTTACCGATCTGTTGATGGGTTCACTGTTGTTGATTGTTAATCATTTCTACTCCTTCATTCCCGGATCATTGACAAATCAGGATATATTGGGACTTCTGGTGAAGTACAGTATGAGTTCTTTATCGGCTGCGTGTATGGCACTCATTCCCCTATTCTTCGGTATGCGTAAGCATTCTGTTACCACTACAATGGTCTCGTCCATTTTGCTGGTTTTGATTGTCTGCTCCGGATTCAACGGGTCGGAAGTTTCCATTCATTCGCTTATTATTATCCCTCTGACCCTTGGAGCAATAGGGATATGGATTGCTTCGATGTCCATGGTTCGTCTGGAGACAAAAGATGTGAACTGA
- the thiD gene encoding bifunctional hydroxymethylpyrimidine kinase/phosphomethylpyrimidine kinase encodes MTIPKTLTIAGSDTSGGAGIQADLKTFQELGVYGMTVLTTVVAMEPETWDHQVFPVELNVVEAQLRTVLDGIGFDAMKTGMLGSVDIIELVAKHIRRSGLPQIVIDPVMVCKGTDEVLQPENTEAMIEFLLPGADLVTPNLFEASQLAKSGPIRSKEQMEAAAAAIHAHGSKHVLIKDRGVISPGKAMDLLYDGTNYEWFEADVVGSGYTHGAGCTTSAAITAGLARGLSVKEAVREGKAFVTKAIAGGFPLNRFVGPTLHVAHRLEQQR; translated from the coding sequence ATGACGATTCCAAAAACATTAACAATAGCTGGTTCGGACACGAGCGGCGGTGCAGGTATTCAAGCTGATTTGAAAACTTTTCAGGAGCTGGGTGTGTATGGCATGACCGTACTGACTACGGTTGTGGCAATGGAGCCCGAAACATGGGATCACCAGGTCTTTCCTGTTGAATTAAATGTAGTTGAAGCGCAGCTTCGCACTGTTCTGGACGGCATCGGTTTTGATGCCATGAAGACAGGTATGCTCGGTTCTGTAGATATTATTGAACTGGTAGCAAAACATATTCGCCGTAGCGGTCTGCCACAGATCGTTATCGATCCGGTAATGGTCTGCAAAGGTACAGACGAAGTACTGCAACCGGAAAATACGGAAGCGATGATCGAATTCCTGTTGCCAGGTGCTGATCTGGTTACACCTAATCTGTTCGAAGCATCCCAACTGGCGAAGAGTGGACCAATTCGCTCCAAGGAACAGATGGAAGCAGCGGCAGCAGCAATTCATGCCCATGGCTCGAAACATGTTCTAATCAAGGACAGAGGTGTCATTAGCCCGGGTAAAGCAATGGATCTACTCTATGATGGAACCAACTACGAATGGTTTGAAGCCGATGTTGTCGGCTCCGGATATACGCATGGTGCGGGCTGCACGACGTCTGCGGCGATTACCGCAGGATTGGCTCGTGGTCTTTCAGTGAAAGAGGCTGTTCGTGAAGGTAAAGCCTTCGTGACCAAAGCGATTGCCGGCGGATTCCCGCTGAACCGTTTTGTTGGCCCGACACTGCATGTGGCACACCGTCTGGAGCAACAACGTTAA
- a CDS encoding response regulator transcription factor, with translation MIRTVLLVEDESRIREIVADYFIKEQWNVIEAEHGVQALELLALHEVDLVILDVLMPEMDGWTLCGHIRSQSTVPIIMLTARSEDDDKIHGFQLGVDDYVTKPFSPRVLVARAETLMKRVEGAFGREQGVIRFGQVTLDPWARRLEKDGIEVELAPKEYDLLLYLVRNAGIVLSRDAILNRIWGFDFEGDSRVVDTHIKKLRSKLGDEAKCIRTVIGTGYRFEAEA, from the coding sequence ATGATCAGAACAGTGCTTCTGGTGGAAGATGAAAGCCGCATTCGTGAGATTGTGGCCGATTATTTCATAAAAGAACAATGGAACGTCATAGAAGCAGAACATGGAGTACAGGCACTGGAACTGTTAGCTCTGCATGAGGTGGATTTGGTTATTCTGGATGTTTTGATGCCTGAAATGGATGGATGGACGTTATGTGGGCATATTCGATCCCAATCCACCGTACCTATTATCATGCTGACTGCACGGTCCGAGGATGACGATAAAATTCATGGATTTCAGCTGGGCGTAGACGATTACGTTACCAAGCCGTTTAGTCCACGTGTGCTGGTTGCACGTGCAGAGACATTAATGAAGCGTGTTGAAGGTGCATTTGGACGAGAGCAGGGTGTGATTCGCTTCGGACAGGTAACCCTTGATCCATGGGCCAGACGCCTGGAGAAGGACGGAATTGAAGTGGAACTTGCACCAAAGGAATATGATCTGTTGCTTTATTTGGTACGTAATGCAGGCATTGTGTTGTCCCGGGATGCTATTTTGAATCGGATCTGGGGATTTGATTTTGAAGGGGACTCACGTGTTGTGGATACTCACATCAAGAAGCTGCGGAGCAAATTGGGTGATGAAGCCAAGTGTATCCGGACGGTGATTGGCACTGGATATCGTTTCGAGGCAGAAGCATGA
- a CDS encoding cell wall metabolism sensor histidine kinase WalK, which produces MRRNGVTMKLFLVMAGCLVLLYGTTVFAQLFWFPDFYQHQKVSSMKKKLSKFEQQYSNGHWSDLQLAKETGKFMRQNQSHLVILTNTGRLVNDPFHITLLQEDGSHVKVSLSLFINSENAGWITSHLKYGQELTVKGPASESMVYPFKIQDATSAAWGTESFQESIEPVKEWSGVLTEVVLPNLATWSQRQGLLVQALDSRFPLSTEDQLALANGKMLNEEWMDSWSGVRNVITIAPVHRSGPEQQLIFSLTSLQEMREANEATRLFYAYFGIGAFILILLLALLLSRIITKPLLALNHVAKKMSTLDFTVKSPIRRNDEIGSLSNSLNALSGTLGRTLEELRQANTQMRTDMEMKQEIEQRQRKFFADASHELKTPISIIKGYSEGLKDGVSESKRERYIEIIADEAIKMETMVEEMLDLVRLESSAVQLNTDAVALADMIEDIAGRLGPQLKDKGLDVVLVSTTEQTVEGDRSKLEQVIFNIMMNAIRHAIPHTDITIEISRREGFVHISIENKGEHIAEAERQYIWERFYRVERSRNRKMGGTGLGLAIAKQILDLHGCSYGVENTPDGVRFYIIFPKA; this is translated from the coding sequence ATGAGAAGAAATGGCGTAACGATGAAGCTTTTCCTGGTCATGGCAGGATGTCTGGTTCTTTTATATGGGACGACGGTTTTTGCCCAGTTGTTCTGGTTCCCCGACTTCTATCAGCATCAAAAGGTCAGCAGTATGAAGAAAAAGCTGTCCAAGTTCGAACAGCAATATTCCAATGGACATTGGAGTGATTTACAGCTGGCTAAGGAGACCGGGAAGTTCATGCGTCAGAATCAATCACATCTGGTCATTCTGACGAATACCGGAAGACTGGTTAATGACCCGTTCCACATTACGTTGCTTCAAGAGGATGGAAGTCACGTAAAAGTGTCCTTGTCCTTGTTTATCAATAGTGAGAATGCTGGCTGGATTACATCCCATCTGAAATATGGGCAAGAACTGACGGTGAAAGGTCCGGCCAGCGAATCCATGGTCTATCCATTCAAAATCCAGGATGCCACTTCTGCCGCATGGGGAACAGAAAGCTTTCAGGAATCAATTGAACCGGTAAAGGAATGGTCAGGCGTATTAACCGAGGTCGTTCTTCCCAATCTGGCAACGTGGAGTCAGAGGCAGGGACTGCTGGTGCAAGCACTGGATAGCCGGTTCCCTTTATCTACCGAAGACCAACTTGCCTTGGCGAATGGCAAAATGCTCAATGAAGAATGGATGGATAGCTGGAGCGGTGTTCGCAATGTCATCACCATTGCTCCAGTGCATCGTTCCGGACCCGAGCAACAACTGATCTTTTCGCTCACCTCTCTACAGGAGATGAGGGAAGCGAATGAGGCAACACGTTTGTTCTATGCGTATTTCGGCATAGGGGCATTTATATTGATTCTGTTGCTGGCGTTACTCCTGTCCCGAATTATTACGAAGCCGCTCTTGGCGTTGAACCATGTCGCCAAGAAAATGTCTACACTGGATTTCACGGTGAAATCACCCATTCGGCGTAATGATGAAATCGGCAGTTTGTCTAACAGCCTCAATGCCTTATCGGGAACCTTGGGTCGGACACTGGAAGAGCTGAGGCAGGCCAACACGCAGATGCGTACAGATATGGAAATGAAGCAGGAGATTGAACAGCGTCAGCGCAAGTTTTTTGCCGATGCATCACATGAACTTAAGACTCCAATCAGCATTATTAAGGGATATTCTGAAGGGCTGAAGGATGGCGTGAGTGAGAGCAAACGGGAGCGTTACATTGAGATCATTGCCGATGAGGCGATTAAAATGGAAACGATGGTTGAAGAGATGCTGGATCTGGTGCGACTGGAATCCTCAGCGGTTCAATTGAATACGGATGCTGTTGCACTGGCTGACATGATTGAAGATATCGCCGGCCGTCTGGGTCCGCAACTGAAGGACAAAGGATTGGATGTGGTGCTTGTATCCACAACAGAACAGACGGTTGAGGGTGACCGAAGCAAGCTGGAGCAAGTTATTTTTAATATCATGATGAATGCTATACGTCATGCGATACCACATACCGATATAACTATTGAGATCAGCAGGCGTGAAGGTTTTGTCCATATTTCCATTGAAAACAAGGGCGAGCACATTGCTGAAGCTGAGCGGCAGTATATATGGGAGAGGTTCTATCGGGTAGAGCGCTCACGTAATCGTAAAATGGGGGGGACCGGGCTTGGTCTGGCCATTGCGAAGCAGATTCTTGATCTGCATGGGTGCAGTTATGGAGTGGAGAATACACCGGATGGAGTCCGTTTTTATATTATTTTTCCTAAAGCCTAG
- the pssA gene encoding CDP-diacylglycerol--serine O-phosphatidyltransferase: MKSLPSILTLGNLSSGMLAVIMAIHGEFALAVMMIWVAMFFDLFDGYAARKLHCEGEFGKSLDSLADVVSFGTAPVLILYLNSMIEVSVLGMALTALFPVCGALRLARYNCQKTASSGFVGMPITFAGGLMSFFALWSPYFTHGVAYLVIIVLSGLMVSQIRFPSLKQVLASHEKDIVEPK, from the coding sequence ATGAAGTCTTTACCATCGATTTTAACCTTGGGGAATCTGAGTTCAGGCATGCTGGCAGTCATTATGGCTATTCATGGTGAATTTGCCCTGGCTGTGATGATGATATGGGTAGCGATGTTCTTTGATCTGTTTGACGGGTATGCGGCTCGTAAATTGCATTGTGAGGGTGAGTTCGGCAAGTCCCTGGACTCGCTTGCGGATGTAGTTTCATTCGGAACAGCGCCCGTGCTGATTCTGTACCTGAATTCCATGATTGAAGTGAGTGTGCTGGGGATGGCCCTGACTGCATTGTTTCCGGTTTGCGGTGCTTTGCGTCTGGCCCGTTATAACTGTCAGAAGACAGCAAGCAGTGGTTTTGTCGGGATGCCGATTACATTTGCCGGAGGTCTGATGTCCTTTTTCGCGCTCTGGAGTCCTTATTTCACACATGGTGTAGCTTATCTTGTCATTATTGTATTATCCGGTCTCATGGTGAGCCAAATCCGATTCCCGTCTCTAAAACAAGTGCTAGCCTCACATGAGAAGGATATTGTGGAACCGAAATAA
- a CDS encoding DedA family protein, which translates to MEFAKEFIGQYGYFAIYGLLALGVIGMPIPDEVMMTFVGYLASISVLDYSVSIAVSFGGAFTGGLLSYMIGKKAGRPLVEKYGKWVGVNAKRFSRVESWFLKYGYWSIILGYFIPGIRHLMCCFSGISKMAIGRYVLVSGIGAFVWCVVFISIGFYVGVLT; encoded by the coding sequence ATGGAATTTGCAAAAGAATTTATTGGTCAATATGGTTATTTCGCAATATACGGACTACTGGCTCTTGGCGTTATTGGCATGCCGATTCCGGATGAGGTGATGATGACCTTTGTCGGTTATCTCGCCTCCATCTCGGTATTGGATTACTCCGTATCCATCGCCGTCAGTTTCGGTGGCGCATTTACCGGAGGGCTGCTGAGCTACATGATTGGCAAGAAAGCGGGCAGGCCGCTGGTTGAAAAATACGGCAAGTGGGTCGGCGTTAATGCCAAACGATTCAGCAGGGTGGAGTCGTGGTTCCTCAAATATGGCTATTGGTCCATCATCCTGGGTTACTTCATTCCAGGCATTCGTCATCTGATGTGCTGTTTCTCTGGAATTAGCAAGATGGCCATCGGCAGGTACGTTCTCGTGTCGGGCATTGGTGCATTCGTCTGGTGTGTTGTCTTTATCTCAATTGGTTTTTATGTTGGCGTGTTAACTTAA